One Tomitella gaofuii DNA segment encodes these proteins:
- a CDS encoding dienelactone hydrolase family protein, translating to MTGNDRDLPPLPRGPQDTAQRPLERVDHGGTPLTVAQPDGAPRAGIVVVQEAWGVTGYIEWLLRVFADVGYVAVAPHLYHRRGDVVIEDHDFAKARPVMASLNGAAITADVDNATGFLREAGAPRVGIIGFCMGGTIALWAAAHADVDAAVTFYGSGIDQPRWPGFESGLETAARVRVPWLGFYGDADRSIPPAQVERLRTAIEPVNAPTQIVRYPGAGHAFASDPSSPKHVREAAEDAGIRTREFLAAHLG from the coding sequence GTGACGGGGAACGACCGCGACCTGCCGCCTCTGCCGCGCGGCCCCCAGGACACCGCGCAGCGTCCACTCGAACGCGTCGACCATGGGGGCACTCCGCTCACTGTCGCGCAACCGGACGGTGCGCCGCGCGCCGGAATCGTCGTGGTGCAGGAGGCCTGGGGGGTCACGGGGTACATCGAGTGGCTGCTGCGGGTGTTCGCCGACGTGGGATACGTCGCCGTCGCGCCACATCTGTACCACCGCCGCGGTGACGTGGTGATCGAAGACCACGACTTCGCCAAAGCCAGGCCGGTGATGGCCTCATTGAACGGCGCGGCCATCACCGCCGACGTCGACAACGCCACCGGTTTCCTGCGGGAGGCCGGTGCCCCGCGGGTCGGGATCATCGGGTTCTGCATGGGTGGGACGATCGCGTTGTGGGCGGCCGCCCACGCCGACGTCGATGCCGCCGTCACCTTCTACGGCAGCGGCATCGACCAGCCCCGGTGGCCCGGATTCGAGTCGGGGTTGGAGACGGCGGCGCGTGTGCGTGTCCCGTGGCTCGGCTTCTACGGCGACGCGGACCGGTCCATCCCTCCGGCGCAGGTGGAGCGGCTTCGGACTGCCATCGAGCCGGTCAACGCGCCGACGCAGATCGTGCGCTACCCGGGCGCCGGGCACGCGTTCGCCTCGGACCCGTCGTCGCCGAAGCACGTGCGCGAGGCCGCCGAGGACGCCGGCATCCGCACCCGCGAGTTTCTGGCCGCGCACCTGGGCTGA
- a CDS encoding HNH endonuclease signature motif containing protein: protein MNGVGFGGLERGAAGVVEGRMEAMLPEWCRELMLTHQRDENAAAARRLLGVRDLVDTRCAMLQRSGTSAGRARRTALSEVAAASTCTMHMAEVHYGIAALLQLHLTAVRDAALAGLIDYAHLAVLYHGFAQVDPDIIEALDEEIAASARLLAPGALTLEVERLLMERDPRMAERLHARERSRRRVTVARRTSGMADVRAYLAADEAVVVDEAIDALASSVCATDPRDRATRRADAVVAMALGADRLECRCGRPECKEARRPDPCVGPAESVRSEVAPADRDAACDAEPASPTPESTGDVATAGGRVGAQRRVHVYVHVDLATLAHLTDTPGHLEGYGPICAEYARMLSESATWQLVFAEAKHLAEHWLAHNPQPGCGGGRNPSDAGGRAADRSDGGEDRLEGAGGQDRVDQDGGDEPDDGSYDPELEDPEYIAFIEAAYERWQAKENRLQREIDSMGERTLPATAGAAAGLPRPAPSTPLRHARIPALRTVPVIGDGRLIDTIRWRVAACRGMGSGIHPDGHGGYSTPPPGALTYKPARGIAREVRTRDGHCRHPGCVVPARRCEIDHVVPFDHDAPERGGWTVPQNLHCLCKMHHQLKTWRLWDVAVLAGYAECWSSNVTGQWLISVPGGFRTRPVPADDEMEPESDPGHGPGGRAAVSAEDIAFGAADPDADPSEDLPF, encoded by the coding sequence ATGAACGGGGTGGGGTTCGGGGGGCTTGAGCGCGGCGCTGCCGGGGTGGTCGAAGGCCGCATGGAGGCGATGCTGCCGGAGTGGTGTCGTGAGTTGATGCTGACGCACCAGCGTGACGAGAATGCCGCAGCGGCACGACGTCTGCTCGGTGTGCGTGATCTGGTCGATACGCGCTGTGCGATGCTGCAGCGCTCCGGCACGAGCGCGGGGCGTGCCCGCCGCACAGCGCTCTCGGAGGTCGCCGCGGCGTCGACGTGCACGATGCACATGGCGGAGGTGCATTACGGGATCGCGGCGCTGCTGCAGCTTCACCTCACCGCGGTGCGGGACGCGGCCCTCGCCGGCCTGATCGACTATGCGCATCTCGCCGTGCTGTATCACGGGTTCGCCCAAGTGGATCCGGACATCATCGAGGCTCTCGACGAGGAGATCGCCGCTTCTGCCCGGCTGCTTGCGCCCGGTGCGCTGACGCTCGAGGTCGAGCGGCTACTGATGGAACGCGACCCCCGGATGGCGGAACGGCTGCACGCGCGTGAGCGTTCGCGCCGCCGCGTCACCGTCGCACGGCGCACCAGTGGAATGGCGGACGTCCGCGCGTATCTCGCCGCCGATGAGGCGGTCGTCGTCGACGAGGCCATCGACGCTCTGGCGAGTTCGGTCTGCGCCACCGACCCTCGGGATCGCGCCACGCGGCGGGCCGATGCGGTGGTCGCGATGGCGCTGGGAGCCGACAGGCTCGAATGCAGGTGCGGGCGGCCGGAGTGCAAGGAGGCCAGGCGTCCGGATCCATGCGTGGGACCGGCTGAATCGGTCCGTTCCGAGGTTGCGCCGGCGGATCGCGATGCCGCATGCGACGCGGAGCCCGCTTCGCCGACCCCGGAGAGCACCGGCGACGTCGCTACTGCGGGTGGCCGGGTGGGAGCGCAGCGCCGCGTTCACGTGTATGTGCATGTGGACCTGGCCACGCTCGCACATTTGACGGACACCCCGGGGCATCTCGAAGGGTACGGCCCCATCTGCGCAGAGTACGCACGCATGCTGTCTGAGAGCGCGACGTGGCAACTGGTGTTCGCGGAGGCGAAGCACCTCGCGGAACACTGGCTGGCGCACAACCCGCAGCCGGGATGCGGCGGCGGCCGGAACCCGTCGGACGCCGGCGGCCGCGCGGCGGATCGCAGTGACGGGGGAGAAGACCGTCTCGAGGGTGCCGGCGGCCAGGACCGGGTCGATCAGGATGGGGGAGATGAACCCGACGACGGCTCTTACGATCCAGAGCTCGAGGACCCCGAGTACATCGCTTTCATCGAAGCGGCCTACGAGCGTTGGCAGGCAAAGGAGAACCGCCTGCAGCGCGAGATCGATTCCATGGGCGAGCGGACTCTCCCCGCCACGGCGGGCGCTGCGGCAGGGCTTCCGCGTCCGGCACCGTCGACTCCGCTTCGGCATGCGCGGATCCCCGCGCTGAGGACCGTCCCGGTCATCGGTGACGGGCGGCTCATCGACACGATCCGTTGGCGCGTGGCGGCGTGCCGTGGCATGGGTTCCGGCATCCACCCGGACGGGCACGGCGGATACTCCACGCCGCCGCCGGGCGCGCTCACCTACAAGCCTGCCCGTGGCATCGCCCGCGAGGTGCGCACGCGTGACGGGCACTGCCGGCATCCCGGCTGTGTTGTGCCGGCACGGCGGTGCGAGATCGACCATGTGGTCCCCTTCGACCACGACGCTCCGGAACGAGGCGGCTGGACGGTGCCGCAGAACCTGCACTGCCTGTGCAAGATGCACCACCAGCTCAAGACATGGCGCCTGTGGGACGTCGCGGTATTGGCGGGCTACGCGGAATGCTGGTCATCGAACGTGACCGGGCAGTGGCTGATCAGCGTGCCGGGAGGGTTCCGCACGCGGCCGGTGCCGGCGGACGACGAGATGGAGCCGGAATCCGATCCAGGGCACGGCCCCGGCGGACGTGCGGCCGTGTCCGCCGAGGACATCGCCTTCGGCGCAGCGGATCCGGACGCGGACCCATCCGAAGACCTGCCATTCTGA
- a CDS encoding class I SAM-dependent methyltransferase, producing MNSVPSDLTLAEMLEKVTDGPIPLHFTAYDGSTAGDPDSPYGLLLKTPRGANFVATAPGDLGMARAYAFGDLDLVGAHPGDPYEVFKRLQSISMHRPSLRDGAAIVRSLGRDRLRILAPPPQETLPRWRRIAEGLRHSKERDAEVISHHYDVSNAFYERVLGPSMTYTCATYRHADDSLEQAQDDKYRLVFDKLGLEPGMRLLDVGCGWGGMVRYAARRGVRVIGATLSKNQAEWAQKAIAEEGLQDLAEVRHCDYRDVPETGFDRVSSIGLTEHIGVQNYPAYFEFLYSKLRPGGRILNHCITRPGNAGNAKAGAFIDRYVFPDGELTGSGTIIRIMQDTGFNVRHEEDIREHYAMTLRDWCRNLVDNWDFCVSEVGEGTARIWGLYMAGSRLGFETNIIQLHQVLAAKPFPDGDAGVPLQPWWSW from the coding sequence ATGAACAGCGTGCCTTCGGATCTGACACTGGCGGAGATGCTGGAGAAGGTCACCGACGGCCCCATCCCCCTGCACTTCACCGCCTACGACGGCAGCACCGCCGGCGACCCCGACTCGCCGTACGGGCTGCTCCTGAAGACCCCCCGGGGCGCGAACTTCGTGGCCACCGCCCCCGGCGACCTCGGCATGGCGCGCGCCTACGCCTTCGGCGACCTCGACCTCGTCGGAGCCCACCCGGGCGACCCGTACGAGGTGTTCAAGCGCCTGCAATCGATCTCGATGCACCGTCCGTCATTGCGCGACGGCGCCGCGATCGTCCGCTCGCTCGGCCGCGACCGCCTGCGCATCCTCGCACCGCCGCCGCAGGAGACGCTGCCGCGCTGGCGACGGATCGCGGAGGGCCTGCGTCATTCAAAGGAACGCGACGCCGAGGTCATCAGCCACCACTACGACGTCTCCAACGCCTTCTACGAGCGGGTTCTGGGGCCGTCGATGACCTACACCTGCGCCACCTACCGGCACGCCGACGACTCTCTGGAGCAGGCGCAGGACGACAAGTACCGCCTGGTGTTCGACAAGCTGGGCCTGGAACCGGGGATGCGGCTCCTCGACGTCGGCTGCGGCTGGGGCGGCATGGTCCGCTACGCGGCGCGGCGTGGGGTACGGGTCATCGGCGCCACACTGTCGAAGAACCAGGCGGAGTGGGCGCAGAAGGCGATCGCGGAGGAAGGTCTGCAAGACCTCGCCGAGGTGCGCCACTGCGACTACCGAGACGTGCCCGAGACCGGCTTCGACCGCGTCTCGTCGATCGGCCTCACCGAGCACATCGGCGTGCAGAACTACCCCGCCTACTTCGAGTTCCTGTACTCCAAGCTGCGCCCCGGCGGCCGGATCCTCAACCACTGCATCACCCGCCCCGGAAACGCCGGCAATGCCAAGGCCGGCGCGTTCATCGACCGCTACGTCTTCCCCGACGGGGAGCTCACCGGCTCCGGCACGATCATCCGGATCATGCAGGACACCGGGTTCAACGTGCGACACGAGGAGGACATCCGCGAGCACTACGCGATGACGTTGCGCGACTGGTGCCGCAACCTCGTGGACAACTGGGACTTCTGCGTGAGCGAGGTCGGCGAGGGGACCGCGCGGATCTGGGGGCTCTACATGGCGGGCTCGCGCCTGGGGTTCGAGACCAACATCATCCAGCTGCACCAGGTTCTGGCGGCGAAGCCGTTCCCGGACGGCGACGCCGGCGTGCCGCTGCAACCCTGGTGGAGTTGGTGA